One region of gamma proteobacterium HIMB55 genomic DNA includes:
- a CDS encoding ribosome-associated GTPase EngA (PFAM: GTPase of unknown function~TIGRFAM: ribosome-associated GTPase EngA; small GTP-binding protein domain), whose amino-acid sequence MIPVIALVGRPNVGKSTLFNQLTKTRDALVADYSGLTRDRKYGEGKLGEQRFMVIDTGGITGEEQGIDAAMAAQSLAAIDEADVVLLMVDGRAGLQVGDQTLVRLLRERNKPFELVVNKIDGVGEDVAASDFHSLGIGALHTIAATHNRGVRSMITEVLEPFDSESQPPIELDSGIRVAIVGRPNVGKSTLVNRLLGEERVVVFDQPGTTRDSVFIEFERHGHAYTLIDTAGVRRRKNVKETVEKFSIVKTLKAIDQANVVILLMDAREGVVEQDLHLLGQCIEAGRGLVVALNKWDGMDADERERVKVELQRRLLFVDYADIHFISALHGTGVGHLYESIHGAYESATRKLTTPRLTKLLEDIIASHPPPMVSGRRVKLRYAHMGGHNPPRIVIHGNSTENLPQSYVRYLENSFRRELDLSGTPIRIELRTGDNPYAGRRNKLTERQVQRRRRMVSHIKKSEKKRKNKKTQA is encoded by the coding sequence ATGATACCTGTCATCGCCCTGGTTGGACGACCCAATGTCGGGAAGTCAACGCTGTTTAATCAGCTGACGAAGACGCGTGACGCTCTTGTTGCCGACTACTCAGGCCTCACCCGCGATCGAAAGTACGGCGAGGGTAAGCTGGGTGAGCAGCGCTTCATGGTCATCGATACGGGTGGCATCACGGGCGAGGAGCAAGGCATCGATGCAGCGATGGCAGCACAGTCGCTTGCCGCCATCGACGAGGCGGATGTTGTACTGCTCATGGTTGATGGTCGTGCCGGACTGCAGGTGGGTGATCAGACCTTGGTTCGTTTGCTGCGCGAACGCAACAAACCGTTTGAACTCGTCGTCAACAAAATCGACGGTGTCGGCGAAGACGTCGCCGCAAGTGATTTTCACAGCTTGGGTATCGGTGCCCTGCATACGATAGCGGCAACGCACAATCGTGGTGTCCGCTCCATGATTACTGAGGTGCTCGAGCCTTTCGACAGCGAGTCGCAGCCACCTATCGAACTCGATAGCGGCATCCGTGTGGCCATCGTCGGTCGACCCAACGTCGGCAAATCAACATTGGTGAATCGCTTACTCGGCGAAGAGCGCGTGGTTGTATTCGATCAACCAGGCACAACACGAGACAGTGTCTTTATTGAGTTCGAGCGCCATGGTCATGCTTACACGTTAATTGATACGGCTGGTGTTCGGCGCCGCAAGAACGTAAAAGAGACGGTCGAAAAGTTCTCTATCGTCAAAACACTGAAAGCGATCGACCAGGCAAACGTCGTGATCCTACTTATGGACGCGCGCGAGGGTGTGGTTGAGCAAGATTTGCATCTTCTAGGGCAGTGCATCGAGGCCGGGCGGGGACTCGTGGTTGCTCTCAATAAATGGGATGGCATGGATGCCGACGAGCGTGAGCGCGTAAAGGTCGAGCTACAACGCCGATTGCTGTTTGTTGATTATGCGGATATTCATTTTATTTCTGCGCTCCATGGTACGGGCGTTGGCCACCTCTACGAATCGATTCATGGCGCCTACGAATCGGCGACCCGAAAACTGACCACGCCACGTTTGACCAAATTGTTGGAAGACATCATTGCGAGTCATCCACCGCCCATGGTCAGCGGTAGGCGTGTCAAGCTGCGCTATGCGCATATGGGTGGCCATAACCCGCCGCGCATCGTGATACACGGGAATTCGACTGAAAACCTTCCACAAAGCTACGTGCGCTATCTCGAGAACAGCTTTCGTCGCGAGTTGGATCTATCGGGAACGCCAATACGCATCGAGCTGCGTACTGGAGACAATCCCTATGCCGGACGTCGCAACAAGCTCACCGAGCGGCAGGTCCAACGCCGCCGTCGAATGGTGTCTCATATCAAAAAGTCTGAGAAAAAGCGCAAGAACAAAAAAACGCAGGCATAA
- a CDS encoding outer membrane assembly lipoprotein YfgL (PFAM: PQQ enzyme repeat~TIGRFAM: outer membrane assembly lipoprotein YfgL) has product MRLSRLFLITALSATTTGCSTFSTVQDWFSSEGEDLTAPVELERIDATVEVKKRWSTSIGDGQGDGFFKITPVLEDGVIYVASSEGEVAAIDANDGDKRWDVSLERPISGGVGYHEGSLYLGGADGSIMQLSADDGSVVWEAPVSGEVLAPPAVSDDWVIVQTYDGKLLGFQTGAEEPTWTYTSDVPVLTIRGTSTPLLIGDNAIAGFADGKVVAVDVDSGNTSWESRIGIPQGGSEIDRIVDIDGVMTIQGIELFVSSYQGRVAALDLRTGRKIWQQNVSSVTGTSVGFGNVYVADVDGTVSAFLRNGQGARWQNIELGYRELSRPTPINSYVATVDLEGYLHLLSQVDGLIVGRSKVAGGPARADMISANGRLFILDDEGKLSAFELESAD; this is encoded by the coding sequence ATGAGATTATCGCGGCTCTTTTTAATTACCGCGCTGTCGGCTACGACGACGGGTTGTAGCACGTTCAGCACGGTACAGGATTGGTTCTCTTCTGAGGGTGAGGACCTGACTGCGCCTGTAGAGCTAGAGCGCATCGATGCGACGGTTGAGGTCAAAAAGCGATGGTCTACGTCCATCGGCGACGGTCAAGGTGATGGCTTCTTCAAAATCACGCCTGTATTGGAAGACGGCGTTATCTATGTGGCGTCTAGCGAGGGTGAGGTTGCTGCGATCGACGCCAACGATGGCGACAAGCGTTGGGATGTCTCGCTAGAGAGGCCTATTTCGGGTGGCGTTGGATACCACGAGGGCAGTTTGTATCTCGGCGGTGCCGATGGCTCAATCATGCAGCTGTCCGCAGACGACGGCTCAGTCGTATGGGAAGCGCCCGTGTCAGGTGAGGTCTTGGCGCCACCAGCGGTCTCCGATGATTGGGTTATCGTTCAAACTTATGATGGAAAGTTGCTTGGCTTTCAGACCGGTGCTGAAGAGCCCACCTGGACCTATACGAGCGACGTTCCTGTCCTCACTATTCGCGGTACATCCACACCATTGCTCATCGGTGACAACGCTATTGCAGGGTTCGCTGACGGTAAGGTAGTGGCGGTCGACGTTGACTCGGGCAATACCTCCTGGGAATCTCGAATAGGCATACCGCAAGGTGGCTCTGAAATCGATCGCATTGTGGATATCGACGGTGTGATGACAATTCAAGGCATCGAGCTGTTTGTTTCCAGTTATCAAGGCCGTGTTGCCGCACTCGACCTCCGAACGGGTCGAAAGATCTGGCAGCAAAATGTTTCCTCGGTCACCGGGACATCGGTTGGCTTCGGTAATGTGTACGTCGCAGACGTCGACGGCACGGTCAGCGCATTTCTTAGAAATGGACAGGGTGCCCGTTGGCAGAATATCGAGCTTGGCTATCGTGAACTCTCTCGCCCCACGCCTATAAACAGTTATGTTGCTACCGTGGATTTGGAGGGTTACTTGCACCTGCTCTCACAAGTCGATGGTCTGATCGTTGGACGCTCGAAGGTCGCGGGTGGGCCCGCTCGTGCTGACATGATTTCAGCGAATGGACGCCTATTCATTTTGGATGATGAGGGTAAGCTGTCCGCATTTGAGCTGGAATCAGCGGACTAA
- a CDS encoding hypothetical protein (PFAM: Uncharacterized protein conserved in bacteria (DUF2133)): MADHLQEEEQLDAIKQWWQENRVSIMGAVVLALGGSFGWSQYQDYTAENAIAAADAYDAILIERDAGVPADQLAAIAQSIRDDNGSVAFAEFAALQTAAAAAEEGEFELAKAELEKVMAGVELDSTLGQLAQLRLAKVKAVLGQEDEAIAILELGSDSFPVSYAQVLGDIHLAAGREAAALEAYQTAQTASLALGGQSGLIDLKVTGLSLRGEQAGSEDMSQ; this comes from the coding sequence GTGGCAGATCATCTTCAGGAAGAAGAGCAATTAGACGCAATTAAGCAGTGGTGGCAGGAGAATAGAGTCTCCATCATGGGTGCTGTTGTATTGGCGCTCGGCGGCTCATTCGGATGGTCGCAGTATCAGGATTACACGGCTGAAAATGCAATCGCTGCGGCCGATGCTTACGATGCTATTTTAATTGAGCGCGACGCAGGTGTACCTGCAGACCAGCTTGCGGCTATCGCGCAGTCGATTCGTGACGATAACGGCTCGGTCGCATTCGCTGAGTTTGCCGCGCTTCAAACCGCGGCAGCGGCAGCTGAGGAGGGGGAGTTTGAGCTCGCCAAAGCTGAGCTTGAGAAGGTAATGGCAGGTGTCGAGCTTGACTCTACGTTGGGTCAGCTAGCGCAACTTAGACTTGCGAAGGTAAAGGCCGTTCTAGGGCAAGAAGACGAGGCGATTGCCATTCTTGAGCTTGGTAGCGATTCATTTCCCGTGAGCTACGCACAGGTATTGGGCGATATACACCTTGCTGCTGGAAGAGAAGCGGCCGCACTCGAGGCGTATCAGACGGCCCAGACGGCCTCACTGGCGCTGGGTGGCCAGTCAGGTCTTATCGATTTGAAGGTGACTGGACTGTCGCTTCGCGGCGAGCAGGCTGGCTCTGAGGATATGTCTCAATGA
- a CDS encoding histidyl-tRNA synthetase (PFAM: Anticodon binding domain; tRNA synthetase class II core domain (G, H, P, S and T)~TIGRFAM: histidyl-tRNA synthetase) encodes MSQYRAIRGMVDILPDDTPLWQMLEQTASDVLGAHGYQEIRTPIVESTDLFARSIGEVTDIVEKEMYTFPDRNDDSLSLRPEGTASTVRAMVQHNLIQSPQRVWYMGPMFRYERPQKGRQRQFHQLGVEAFGIPTPDLDAELLLMCRQWWKRLGIDDVLTLELNTIGSSDARQQYKSALSDYLRGHFDSLDEDSQRRLDTNPLRILDSKSASTQAVLADAPVMTSYLDDESQAHHDRLCELLTLAGVSYVANPNLVRGLDYYNKTVFEWTTDRLGAQATVCGGGRYDGMVGQFGGRDTAGCGFAAGLERLILLLQTLEVEASADPDLYIVSSDENALGKAMLEADRIRTEFPALGVVQHLGGGSFKSQFKRADKSGASWAMVFGSEEVAQGTVTLKPLRSQDEQMTVDREGLNQFLAQLEARAQDVEE; translated from the coding sequence ATGAGTCAGTACCGAGCGATTCGGGGAATGGTGGACATTCTCCCCGACGACACCCCGTTGTGGCAGATGCTAGAGCAGACGGCGAGTGATGTGCTGGGTGCTCATGGCTATCAAGAAATTCGAACGCCTATCGTTGAGAGCACCGATTTGTTTGCGCGCTCTATTGGCGAGGTAACGGATATTGTCGAAAAGGAGATGTACACATTTCCTGACCGAAACGACGACAGCCTATCGCTTCGCCCAGAAGGCACTGCCAGTACCGTTCGTGCCATGGTGCAGCACAACTTAATCCAGTCGCCGCAACGTGTCTGGTACATGGGTCCCATGTTTCGTTACGAGCGCCCGCAAAAAGGTCGCCAGCGTCAATTTCATCAATTGGGCGTAGAGGCTTTTGGGATTCCTACGCCGGATCTAGACGCCGAGTTATTGTTGATGTGTCGTCAATGGTGGAAGCGGTTGGGTATTGATGACGTTCTAACGCTCGAGCTCAATACGATTGGAAGTAGCGATGCTCGTCAACAGTACAAGTCAGCATTGTCGGATTACTTACGTGGCCACTTTGACTCGCTCGATGAGGATAGCCAGCGTCGTCTCGATACGAATCCTTTGCGTATTCTCGATAGTAAATCCGCGTCTACGCAGGCGGTGTTGGCAGACGCACCGGTCATGACAAGCTATTTGGATGATGAGTCGCAAGCCCACCACGATAGACTGTGTGAATTGCTCACCCTCGCGGGTGTCAGTTACGTAGCGAATCCAAATTTGGTGCGAGGCTTGGATTACTACAATAAGACGGTCTTCGAGTGGACTACCGATCGTCTCGGAGCGCAAGCAACTGTCTGTGGTGGCGGGCGTTACGATGGCATGGTAGGTCAGTTTGGCGGTCGGGATACGGCGGGCTGCGGTTTTGCCGCGGGCCTGGAGCGCTTGATCCTGTTGTTACAAACACTCGAAGTCGAAGCATCAGCTGACCCCGATTTGTACATTGTCAGCAGTGATGAAAATGCACTTGGCAAAGCGATGCTCGAGGCAGATAGAATACGCACCGAATTTCCCGCGCTCGGTGTTGTCCAACACTTGGGCGGTGGTAGTTTTAAAAGTCAGTTCAAGCGAGCTGACAAGAGTGGTGCGTCATGGGCGATGGTCTTTGGTTCTGAGGAAGTAGCGCAAGGAACAGTTACCTTGAAGCCACTCAGATCTCAGGACGAGCAAATGACAGTTGACCGAGAAGGATTAAATCAGTTTTTGGCCCAGCTCGAAGCGCGGGCGCAGGATGTTGAGGAGTAA
- a CDS encoding 1-hydroxy-2-methyl-2-(E)-butenyl 4-diphosphate synthase (PFAM: GcpE protein~TIGRFAM: 1-hydroxy-2-methyl-2-(E)-butenyl 4-diphosphate synthase), with protein MSQASPIKRRKSRQIMVGNVPVGGDAPISVQSMTNTETCDVQATVGQINAIAEAGADIVRVSVPSMDAAEAFKEIRKASPVPLVADIHFDHKIALKVADYGVDCLRINPGNIGKEQKVREVIAACKDKGIPIRIGVNAGSLGKELMRKYPEPTSEALIESAMKNVDILDRHNFPDFKVSVKASEVFMAVAAYRGLAAQIEQPLHLGITEAGALRGGTVKSAVGLGMLLMEGIGDTMRVSLAADPVEEVKVGFEILKSLKLRANGINFIACPSCSRQNFDVIGTMNELERRLEDIRTPMDVAVIGCIVNGPGEAREADVGMTGATPNNLIYLDGEPDHKVSNNNFVDHLEATIRKRAENLEAQRAREEAEIISSSH; from the coding sequence ATGAGTCAGGCTTCGCCCATCAAGCGCCGTAAAAGTCGTCAGATTATGGTTGGCAACGTGCCTGTGGGTGGAGACGCACCCATAAGCGTTCAAAGTATGACGAACACTGAGACCTGCGATGTTCAGGCTACGGTTGGTCAGATCAATGCGATTGCAGAGGCGGGTGCTGATATTGTCCGTGTCTCTGTTCCCAGTATGGATGCTGCAGAGGCGTTCAAAGAAATTCGAAAAGCATCGCCCGTACCACTCGTAGCCGATATCCACTTCGACCACAAAATTGCCTTGAAGGTGGCTGACTACGGTGTTGACTGTCTCCGAATCAATCCTGGCAATATTGGTAAAGAGCAAAAGGTTCGTGAAGTCATAGCGGCGTGCAAAGACAAGGGCATTCCTATCCGGATTGGCGTAAACGCAGGTTCTTTGGGTAAAGAATTAATGCGCAAATACCCAGAGCCGACTTCCGAGGCGTTGATTGAGTCAGCGATGAAGAACGTTGATATCTTGGATCGACACAACTTCCCTGATTTTAAAGTGAGTGTGAAGGCGTCAGAGGTGTTCATGGCGGTCGCTGCCTATCGTGGGCTTGCAGCGCAGATCGAGCAACCCTTGCACTTGGGAATCACGGAGGCGGGTGCGTTACGAGGCGGAACAGTAAAGTCTGCCGTTGGGCTGGGCATGCTGCTCATGGAAGGCATTGGCGATACCATGCGCGTGTCGTTGGCCGCCGACCCGGTAGAAGAGGTAAAGGTCGGTTTTGAAATTCTAAAGAGCCTTAAATTGCGCGCAAACGGTATTAATTTTATTGCTTGCCCCAGTTGCTCGCGACAAAACTTCGATGTCATCGGTACAATGAACGAACTCGAGCGACGGCTTGAGGATATCCGCACCCCAATGGATGTCGCCGTTATTGGGTGCATTGTTAATGGGCCGGGTGAGGCGAGAGAAGCCGACGTTGGTATGACCGGCGCTACACCAAATAATTTGATCTACCTGGATGGTGAGCCTGATCATAAGGTGAGCAACAACAACTTTGTTGATCACTTGGAGGCTACTATTAGGAAGCGTGCTGAGAATCTGGAAGCGCAGCGCGCCCGCGAGGAAGCGGAGATTATCTCCAGTAGTCACTAG
- a CDS encoding type IV pilus biogenesis/stability protein PilW (TIGRFAM: type IV pilus biogenesis/stability protein PilW): MRNLLIVFLLAAIAGCVTETQGPEPVVVDPKQAISQRVALARQYIGAGDWDNAKRNLELAASIDDNNPEVLEAFALVFQSTGEFELAEANFTRALDLGAGARARNNYAAFLFSQGRYEESAGEFRQVTADTLYSGRPRAFVNLGLALLQLNDTNGARQAFTRSLFMDSGNPTALLELTQISLTEGDVEAASGYYGSYRQSTRVQSARALILGVEIARLLGDADLEASNLLALRNLHAEAPIFKVWKAAQLEQR, from the coding sequence ATGAGAAACCTACTGATCGTTTTCTTACTCGCAGCGATTGCGGGTTGTGTCACTGAAACTCAAGGGCCTGAACCGGTTGTTGTTGATCCAAAACAAGCCATTTCTCAGCGTGTAGCCCTAGCGCGTCAGTACATTGGTGCGGGCGATTGGGATAACGCTAAGCGTAACTTAGAACTTGCCGCGAGCATCGATGACAATAACCCCGAGGTCTTAGAGGCGTTTGCACTCGTATTTCAAAGCACAGGGGAATTTGAGCTTGCTGAGGCCAACTTCACCCGCGCCCTCGATTTGGGTGCTGGCGCGAGAGCTCGCAACAATTACGCCGCATTTCTCTTCTCTCAGGGGCGCTACGAAGAGTCAGCAGGTGAGTTTCGGCAGGTAACCGCGGACACGCTCTACAGCGGACGACCCCGTGCATTCGTAAACCTAGGCCTGGCTTTGTTACAGCTCAATGATACCAATGGGGCTCGTCAAGCTTTTACACGAAGCTTGTTCATGGATTCAGGAAATCCCACAGCACTGCTCGAATTAACGCAGATTTCGCTTACCGAGGGTGATGTCGAGGCCGCGAGTGGGTATTATGGGAGTTACCGGCAGAGTACTCGCGTCCAAAGCGCGAGAGCGCTGATCCTTGGTGTCGAGATTGCGCGCCTATTAGGCGACGCGGATTTAGAAGCCAGCAACTTGCTGGCGCTGAGAAATCTCCACGCTGAGGCGCCTATTTTCAAGGTGTGGAAAGCTGCGCAGTTGGAGCAGCGATAA
- a CDS encoding 23S rRNA m(2)A-2503 methyltransferase (PFAM: Radical SAM superfamily~TIGRFAM: 23S rRNA m2A2503 methyltransferase) — translation MPEALIATSTPASKVNLLGMTRAQLEAFFGEIGEKKFRAQQVMKWMHHQGVRDFQAMTNLGKGLRDRLESCAEITPPQIESQQDSADGTRKWAIKVDGGALVEAVLIPEGDRATLCVSSQVGCSLDCKFCSTGKQGFQRDLTAAEIIGQVWLAINSYDGWQAGKGRVVTNVVMMGMGEPLLNFDNVVSSMDLMCDDLAYGLSKRKVTLSTSGVVPALDRLAELSDVSLAVSLHAPNDAIRNKIVPINRRYPIAKLLDSARAYIDAQTDRKRVVTIEYTLLAGVNDQVEHAHELAALLKDYPCKINLIPFNDFPNSGFERPSGNAVSRFWKVLMEAGFIVTVRTTRGDDIDAACGQLVGDVNDRTKRSARYRAQYEEIE, via the coding sequence ATGCCGGAAGCGTTAATCGCAACGTCCACTCCGGCCAGCAAAGTTAACTTGCTGGGCATGACTCGTGCCCAGCTCGAAGCCTTCTTTGGCGAAATTGGTGAAAAAAAGTTTCGCGCCCAGCAGGTGATGAAATGGATGCATCACCAGGGCGTTCGGGACTTTCAAGCCATGACGAATCTTGGCAAGGGCCTCAGAGATCGTCTTGAGTCCTGTGCCGAGATCACACCTCCCCAAATCGAAAGCCAACAAGATTCCGCCGATGGTACCCGTAAGTGGGCCATCAAGGTTGATGGCGGCGCACTGGTTGAGGCGGTTCTGATTCCCGAGGGTGATCGCGCAACACTCTGCGTCTCGTCTCAGGTAGGTTGTAGCCTCGATTGCAAGTTCTGCTCGACCGGCAAGCAGGGATTTCAACGCGATTTGACCGCCGCTGAGATCATTGGTCAGGTTTGGTTGGCTATAAATTCCTACGACGGTTGGCAGGCAGGCAAAGGTCGTGTTGTTACGAATGTTGTGATGATGGGCATGGGTGAGCCCCTGCTCAATTTCGATAATGTTGTTAGTTCCATGGACCTCATGTGTGATGACCTTGCCTATGGTTTGTCAAAGCGCAAAGTCACCTTATCGACGTCGGGTGTTGTTCCTGCCTTGGATCGACTCGCGGAGCTTTCCGATGTCAGCCTTGCTGTGTCACTGCACGCGCCAAATGACGCGATTCGAAACAAAATCGTACCCATCAATCGACGATATCCTATTGCAAAGCTGCTCGATTCGGCACGTGCTTATATAGACGCGCAGACCGACCGAAAGCGTGTTGTGACTATCGAGTACACACTGCTTGCCGGCGTTAACGATCAGGTAGAGCATGCCCACGAGTTGGCGGCGCTACTGAAAGACTATCCGTGTAAGATCAATCTCATACCGTTCAACGATTTCCCAAACTCCGGATTTGAACGTCCCAGCGGAAATGCGGTTTCACGTTTTTGGAAGGTCTTGATGGAAGCGGGTTTCATCGTCACAGTACGAACAACCCGCGGTGACGACATCGACGCTGCCTGTGGGCAGCTTGTGGGTGATGTGAACGATAGGACGAAGCGTTCAGCGCGTTATCGTGCACAATACGAAGAAATAGAGTAG
- a CDS encoding nucleoside diphosphate kinase (PFAM: Nucleoside diphosphate kinase): MSVEQTLSIIKPDAVAKNVTGQINARFEAAGLQIVAQKMLRLSDDVAGGFYAEHKERPFYADLVAFMTSGPVVVQVLEGEGAILKNRELMGATNPAEADAGTIRADFANSIDANAVHGSDSPASAAREIAYFFAASDLCSR; the protein is encoded by the coding sequence ATGTCCGTTGAACAAACACTCTCAATTATCAAGCCCGATGCTGTTGCAAAAAACGTTACAGGTCAGATCAACGCACGCTTCGAAGCTGCTGGCTTGCAGATCGTTGCACAGAAAATGCTTCGTCTCTCCGATGACGTTGCCGGTGGCTTCTACGCTGAGCACAAAGAGCGGCCTTTTTATGCTGATCTCGTCGCTTTTATGACCTCTGGTCCTGTCGTTGTTCAGGTACTGGAAGGTGAGGGCGCAATTCTTAAAAACCGTGAGCTCATGGGTGCAACCAACCCAGCTGAAGCGGACGCGGGCACTATCCGTGCCGACTTTGCGAATTCGATCGACGCGAACGCAGTCCACGGCTCTGACTCACCCGCGTCTGCAGCGCGCGAAATTGCCTATTTCTTTGCTGCAAGCGATCTCTGCAGTCGCTAA
- a CDS encoding ferredoxin, 2Fe-2S type, ISC system (PFAM: 2Fe-2S iron-sulfur cluster binding domain~TIGRFAM: ferredoxin, 2Fe-2S type, ISC system), giving the protein MPQIIVLPHHEFCPEGAAVEAESGQSVCEVLLSNDIDIEHACEMSCACTTCHVIVREGFDSLSEADELEEDYLDKAWGLEPESRLSCQAIVGDEPLVVEIPKYTINHASEKH; this is encoded by the coding sequence ATGCCACAGATAATCGTATTACCCCATCATGAGTTTTGCCCAGAGGGTGCTGCTGTCGAGGCAGAGAGCGGACAGAGCGTTTGCGAGGTGTTGTTATCCAACGATATCGATATCGAACATGCCTGTGAGATGTCCTGTGCCTGTACAACCTGCCATGTCATCGTCAGAGAGGGGTTTGACTCGCTCAGCGAGGCTGACGAGTTGGAGGAAGACTATCTCGATAAAGCATGGGGCCTAGAGCCTGAGTCTCGTCTTTCATGCCAAGCGATCGTAGGTGACGAACCTCTCGTGGTTGAAATCCCGAAGTACACAATCAATCACGCATCTGAGAAGCATTAA